One genomic region from Selenihalanaerobacter shriftii encodes:
- the rplK gene encoding 50S ribosomal protein L11, whose amino-acid sequence MAKEVIGKISLQIPAGQANPAPPVGPALGQHGVNIMEFCKAFNAKTADKAGNIIPVEITVYADRSFEFITKSPPAADLLKKAAGIETASGEPKANKVATVTKDDLKEIAETKKEDLNAASVEAAMSMIAGTARSMGIVVED is encoded by the coding sequence ATGGCAAAAGAAGTTATAGGTAAAATTAGTTTACAGATTCCTGCTGGTCAAGCTAATCCAGCTCCTCCGGTTGGTCCAGCTTTAGGACAGCACGGAGTTAATATTATGGAATTTTGTAAAGCTTTTAATGCTAAAACTGCTGATAAAGCTGGTAATATTATTCCAGTAGAAATTACTGTTTATGCTGATCGTTCTTTTGAATTCATTACAAAATCTCCACCTGCTGCAGATTTATTAAAGAAAGCGGCTGGGATTGAGACAGCTTCAGGAGAGCCAAAGGCTAATAAAGTGGCAACTGTTACAAAAGACGATTTAAAGGAAATTGCTGAAACAAAGAAGGAAGACTTAAATGCTGCTAGTGTAGAAGCAGCAATGAGTATGATTGCAGGAACTGCTCGTAGTATGGGGATTGTAGTAGAAGATTAA
- the rplA gene encoding 50S ribosomal protein L1 encodes MSNRYEDSLDKVDRDKTYVLKDALELTKETATANFDETIELAMKLGIDTNKNDQQLRGALVLPNGTGQEVKVAVFAKGEKAKEAEEAGADVVGSDDLIEKVDEGWLDFDVAVATPDMMGDVGRLGRILGPQGLMPNPKVGTVTFDLEKAIKEIKAGKIEYRADKDGNVHAPIGKASFDVEDLAGNAKAIFDEVMRARPIGAKGRYVLNITLSSTMGPGIKVTPEAARDVIE; translated from the coding sequence ATGTCAAATAGATATGAAGATTCTTTAGATAAAGTAGATCGTGACAAGACATACGTACTTAAGGATGCATTAGAACTAACTAAAGAGACTGCAACTGCTAATTTTGATGAGACTATTGAATTAGCAATGAAATTAGGTATTGACACTAATAAGAATGATCAACAATTAAGAGGAGCTCTTGTACTTCCTAATGGAACTGGACAAGAGGTTAAGGTTGCAGTGTTTGCTAAAGGTGAAAAAGCTAAAGAAGCTGAAGAAGCCGGTGCTGACGTGGTGGGTTCTGATGATTTAATTGAAAAGGTTGATGAGGGATGGTTAGATTTTGATGTTGCAGTAGCCACACCAGATATGATGGGGGATGTAGGTAGATTAGGTAGAATCTTAGGCCCTCAAGGGTTAATGCCAAACCCTAAAGTAGGTACTGTAACTTTTGATTTAGAAAAAGCTATTAAGGAAATTAAAGCTGGTAAGATTGAATATAGAGCTGATAAAGACGGCAACGTACATGCGCCGATTGGAAAGGCATCATTTGATGTAGAAGATTTAGCAGGTAATGCTAAAGCAATATTTGATGAGGTTATGAGAGCTAGACCTATTGGTGCTAAAGGACGTTATGTATTGAATATTACTCTTTCTTCAACAATGGGACCTGGTATTAAGGTAACTCCAGAAGCAGCAAGGGATGTTATCGAATAA
- the rplJ gene encoding 50S ribosomal protein L10 yields the protein MARREKELIVEELTDKFNNAQTTILTDYCGLDVAEVTELRVQLREAGVDYKVVKNTLARLAANNAGCEEVHEYLTGPTAIAFSEEDPVAPAKVLSEFADDHEALEIKGGFLEGEVLGLDQIEALADIPPRKTLLAQLLANMKAPMRGLVNALNDPMRSLVYALNAIKDDKGE from the coding sequence ATGGCAAGGCGAGAAAAGGAATTAATCGTAGAAGAATTGACAGATAAATTTAATAATGCCCAAACAACTATTTTAACTGATTATTGTGGTTTAGACGTAGCAGAAGTTACTGAATTGCGTGTTCAGCTAAGAGAAGCTGGCGTTGATTATAAAGTAGTTAAAAACACTCTAGCTCGATTAGCAGCAAATAATGCTGGATGTGAAGAGGTTCATGAATACTTAACAGGACCAACAGCTATTGCTTTTTCAGAAGAGGATCCAGTAGCACCGGCTAAGGTGTTATCTGAGTTTGCTGATGATCATGAAGCTTTAGAAATTAAAGGTGGATTTCTAGAAGGTGAAGTGTTAGGGTTAGATCAAATTGAAGCACTAGCTGATATACCACCACGTAAGACATTGCTTGCTCAGCTATTGGCTAATATGAAGGCGCCTATGAGAGGGTTAGTCAATGCTTTAAATGATCCAATGAGAAGTTTAGTTTATGCTTTAAATG